One segment of Amycolatopsis alba DSM 44262 DNA contains the following:
- a CDS encoding RNA-binding domain-containing protein: MSDKPRPGHDARLVALVHRLIALPRETEWVEFKENFFKAEDIGQYISALANSAALGSQDKGYMVWGVSDTDHTIVGTTMDPHSKVGNEDFLNWLTRLLTPQIHFEFLEFKVEDKRVVLLEVSPATASPVRFQSDEWIRVGSYKKKLRDHPDHARRLWQSFDSRPFETLSAASGLDTTAVLRRLDYPGYFDLMGMPLPDNRKGILDALEMEELVRRNQHGDWDITNLGAVLFAKNINDFTSLKRKAVRVIRYRGDSRVSTIREQSGVHGYAPAFAGLVNFVNNMLPSVEVIGEAIRGDERAYPELAVRELIANAIIHQDFSQTGNGPMIEIFDTRLEITSPGRPLVDPLRFVDAPPKSRNEAIGALMRRAGMCEERGSGWDKVVSETELHQLPAPLVELPEDNTRVVLFAPKPLTSMSRDEKVRAVYLHACLRRVNHETLTNSSLRERFGISQQNAAIASRLISDAVAANLIVPFDAAAGRRFMQYLPYWAADTDSPF, encoded by the coding sequence GTGTCTGACAAACCGCGTCCAGGACATGACGCTCGCCTGGTCGCGCTGGTGCACCGGTTGATCGCGCTGCCACGGGAGACCGAGTGGGTGGAGTTCAAGGAGAACTTCTTCAAAGCCGAGGACATCGGTCAGTACATCTCGGCGCTGGCGAACTCCGCCGCGCTCGGTAGCCAGGACAAGGGCTACATGGTCTGGGGCGTCAGCGACACCGACCACACGATCGTCGGTACCACCATGGACCCGCACAGCAAGGTCGGCAACGAAGACTTCCTCAACTGGCTCACCCGGCTGCTGACACCTCAGATCCACTTCGAATTCCTCGAGTTCAAGGTGGAAGACAAGCGAGTCGTGCTGCTCGAGGTCTCGCCGGCGACGGCGAGCCCGGTGCGGTTCCAGAGCGACGAGTGGATCCGGGTCGGGTCGTACAAGAAGAAGCTGCGTGACCATCCGGATCACGCGCGGCGGCTGTGGCAGTCGTTCGACTCCCGGCCGTTCGAGACGCTCTCCGCCGCGTCCGGCCTGGACACCACCGCGGTTCTGCGGCGCCTGGACTATCCTGGGTACTTCGACCTGATGGGGATGCCACTGCCGGACAACCGGAAGGGCATCCTCGATGCCCTGGAGATGGAAGAGCTGGTACGCCGCAACCAGCACGGCGACTGGGACATCACCAACCTCGGCGCCGTCCTGTTCGCCAAGAACATCAATGACTTCACATCGCTCAAACGGAAGGCCGTCCGCGTCATCCGCTACCGCGGAGACAGCCGTGTATCGACTATCCGTGAGCAATCCGGCGTCCACGGCTACGCACCCGCGTTCGCCGGCCTGGTCAACTTCGTCAACAACATGCTGCCCTCGGTCGAGGTGATCGGCGAAGCGATCCGCGGCGACGAGCGCGCTTACCCCGAACTGGCCGTCCGGGAGCTCATCGCCAACGCGATCATCCACCAAGACTTCTCCCAGACCGGCAACGGGCCGATGATCGAGATCTTCGACACCCGTCTGGAGATCACCAGCCCCGGCCGGCCCCTCGTCGACCCCCTGCGGTTCGTCGACGCCCCACCTAAATCACGCAACGAGGCGATCGGCGCGCTGATGCGCCGCGCCGGGATGTGCGAGGAACGCGGCAGCGGCTGGGACAAGGTCGTATCCGAGACAGAACTCCACCAGCTCCCCGCGCCGCTGGTCGAGCTGCCTGAGGACAACACACGGGTCGTGCTGTTCGCACCCAAGCCCCTCACCAGCATGAGCCGCGACGAAAAAGTCCGTGCGGTCTACCTGCACGCCTGCCTCCGCCGGGTCAACCACGAGACACTCACCAACTCGTCCCTGCGGGAACGCTTCGGGATCAGTCAGCAGAACGCCGCGATCGCCAGCAGGCTCATCAGCGACGCCGTCGCCGCCAACCTGATCGTTCCCTTCGACGCCGCAGCCGGGCGCCGCTTCATGCAGTACCTGCCGTACTGGGCAGCAGACACCGACTCGCCCTTTTGA
- a CDS encoding AAA domain-containing protein, which produces MRPNDPTARDKTSTLVEYLRDIAASTRADSRDLSSFEASWWLAELPQGVRVRSEPDSEGVLLAVDQVPLPPPPALPQELHSYIDRRQWQDQDVAEVGLSDELAAQVSDLDERTGLGAACRVALAARDSWLAAVERDRPQRQLYEQLLDVAGRLATRDDEFELLLCSGLVAGVDDADSRVYRHLIVKRMFARIERGHSSVVIGPIAEAPLTMEDRRFLAPVLGDRLGRADDIRKEIETSDLLPIDEGVGKWLAEWSGWLLPAAPPYHESAEPPPADCDDRLSVSASPALVFRQRDRSSVAGFLDQMLEKLRDLRTPVPQTLVQILHDLTPEEQEEWAAASGTPKLLGENPLFVKPYNQEQRLVLDRVRQDNGAVVQGPPGTGKTHTIANLLVAMLAEGLRVLVVSQREQPLSVLRNMLPPELQSMCVSLAGDKRGRTSALEACVRALSEFVASTTESQAAARVVACREQWNVAQRQVLAAEVDLSGSRESEHIEHPPIAPGYQGRLAEIASSVQAGRNRFGWVPPLPAAAPTICPLLPDELAELQNLLEAHPEGPHRADESVPPPEDVQSPDEIAQLFRNLELPAADPQVREIADRCVCVAPATLDQWLVDLDRVAEIVRHLDQRATSEPESWLDGAVRDMLAGNNLNAWLDLINRPPAAEQLFSRSRNPVLRDVQCHETDPTLLRELHEQAQILVQGLQNHRTVRTRLFRRLTVFGRDTALVRETCSYRQRELRTTEAAVAAYEVLDILATLTDLEHAWSFVVWLENSAGDPTNRLRWLAAAEAVLPMLAELGNTAVRLRGSLAETQLLVVLTSRDSWATFRSGARLAKHRLDVAKYMKYHGQLLTWWEHMAATAQAAPELTAVAKALRTRDSAAFRVAVETIGQARETISRHRRLRDLRSQLGEAHPDLLSALEKTSGDEAWAERFVVVADAWDWAVAERFVHTQYHPGRDAQGESELAAAKETLRGATEELAAAQAWSNCLSTMDLSARRALRSYSHFAQRLGGRGKPAARNQRSARSAITGAKSAVPAWIMTVDEVADLFPAEQNSFDVVIVDEASQAEPTSLFLLWLAHRVIVVGDDKQCTPYITPRGLDPVIARLKADFPDLPDHVREILLPTGNLYDVLSTAFPAVVRLREHFRCMPEIISWSSKEFYDNDLVPLRQHGADRLEPVEIRFVPDGQTTGSSETLTNRAEAVQVVDLLSECLDDPAYEGKSFGVIAMQSAKQVKVIDQLIQKRIPASEIELRNIRVGAAQSFQGDERDIMIVSTVAAGRAKAMRNDTRYDRRLNVAASRAKDQLLLVTSLGDNLDSEDIRHRMLSHYQEREGPLRELLDVTRMPSEQLAAPFRSLFVQQVYLAIRRRGYAAEPYVDIGGRMLDIVVRGQDRSLVVMCDEYRRRDADHRRRDDDSLRELSRAGWPFCRVVHSHFILDPEAALDVVWQALNKEKIELAEA; this is translated from the coding sequence ATGCGTCCGAATGACCCGACCGCTCGCGATAAGACGAGCACGCTGGTGGAGTATTTACGGGACATTGCAGCTTCTACCAGAGCGGACAGCCGCGATCTGAGTAGCTTCGAGGCCTCGTGGTGGTTGGCCGAACTGCCTCAGGGCGTGCGGGTTCGCTCCGAACCGGATTCGGAGGGCGTGCTCCTGGCTGTGGACCAGGTGCCGCTGCCGCCTCCGCCTGCGTTGCCGCAGGAGCTCCATAGCTATATCGATCGCCGTCAGTGGCAGGACCAAGATGTTGCGGAGGTCGGCCTTTCCGATGAGTTGGCCGCCCAGGTATCCGATCTCGATGAAAGAACGGGTCTAGGGGCGGCTTGCCGCGTAGCTCTGGCAGCTCGTGACAGTTGGCTAGCGGCGGTGGAACGGGACCGCCCTCAGCGTCAGCTCTACGAGCAGTTGCTCGACGTCGCTGGGCGGCTGGCGACCAGGGATGACGAGTTCGAGCTGTTGCTATGCAGTGGGCTGGTGGCGGGCGTCGACGACGCCGACAGCCGCGTGTACCGGCACCTGATAGTCAAACGGATGTTCGCCCGGATCGAACGCGGCCACTCCAGCGTGGTGATCGGTCCAATCGCGGAGGCACCGTTGACGATGGAGGATCGCAGATTCCTCGCGCCAGTGCTCGGCGACAGGCTGGGCAGAGCAGACGATATCCGGAAAGAGATCGAAACCTCGGATCTGCTGCCGATCGACGAAGGAGTGGGCAAGTGGCTCGCGGAGTGGAGCGGATGGCTGCTGCCAGCCGCGCCGCCCTATCACGAGTCCGCCGAGCCACCACCGGCCGATTGCGACGACAGGCTCTCTGTGTCGGCGTCCCCGGCGCTGGTCTTCCGCCAGCGTGACCGTTCCAGTGTCGCCGGCTTTCTGGACCAGATGCTGGAGAAGCTTCGTGACTTGCGCACGCCGGTTCCGCAGACCCTGGTCCAGATCCTTCACGACTTGACTCCGGAAGAACAGGAAGAGTGGGCCGCGGCGTCCGGAACTCCGAAGCTTCTCGGAGAGAACCCGCTCTTCGTCAAGCCGTACAACCAGGAGCAGCGGCTTGTGCTGGACAGGGTACGACAGGACAACGGCGCCGTTGTTCAAGGGCCGCCAGGGACCGGGAAAACCCACACTATCGCCAATCTCCTGGTGGCGATGCTGGCGGAAGGCCTGCGAGTCCTGGTAGTCAGCCAGCGAGAGCAGCCGCTCAGCGTACTCCGCAACATGCTTCCGCCAGAGCTGCAGAGCATGTGCGTCTCCCTCGCCGGCGACAAGCGCGGCCGCACCAGCGCGCTGGAAGCATGTGTACGAGCACTGTCGGAGTTCGTGGCGAGCACCACCGAGTCTCAGGCCGCGGCCCGTGTCGTTGCCTGCCGCGAGCAGTGGAATGTGGCTCAGAGGCAGGTACTCGCCGCAGAGGTCGATCTCTCCGGATCGCGGGAGTCGGAACACATCGAGCATCCTCCGATCGCCCCAGGATACCAGGGCCGATTGGCGGAGATCGCGTCCTCGGTCCAGGCAGGGCGCAACCGGTTTGGCTGGGTGCCACCGCTGCCCGCAGCCGCGCCGACGATCTGCCCGCTGCTTCCTGATGAGCTCGCCGAGCTGCAAAATCTTCTTGAGGCACACCCCGAAGGTCCTCATCGAGCGGACGAGTCGGTGCCACCACCGGAGGACGTCCAATCTCCGGACGAGATCGCTCAGTTGTTCAGGAACCTCGAACTCCCGGCCGCTGACCCGCAGGTCCGCGAGATCGCCGACAGATGCGTGTGTGTCGCCCCAGCCACACTCGACCAGTGGCTCGTCGACCTCGACCGCGTAGCCGAGATCGTCCGGCATCTCGACCAACGCGCCACTTCGGAACCCGAGAGCTGGCTCGATGGCGCGGTCAGGGACATGCTCGCCGGGAACAACCTGAACGCCTGGCTGGACCTCATCAACCGTCCCCCTGCCGCCGAGCAGCTCTTCTCGCGGTCACGCAATCCGGTTCTCCGGGATGTGCAATGTCATGAGACCGATCCCACGCTCCTCCGGGAACTACACGAGCAAGCGCAAATCTTAGTGCAAGGCCTTCAGAACCACCGAACGGTGCGAACTCGGCTCTTCCGCCGTCTGACGGTGTTCGGCCGTGACACGGCGCTGGTCCGAGAGACATGCAGTTACCGGCAGCGCGAGCTGCGGACGACGGAAGCGGCGGTTGCTGCCTACGAGGTGCTGGACATTCTCGCGACGCTGACCGATCTCGAGCATGCGTGGAGTTTCGTGGTGTGGCTGGAGAACTCGGCTGGAGATCCGACCAACCGGCTTCGCTGGCTCGCAGCCGCGGAAGCGGTACTTCCAATGCTAGCCGAACTAGGGAACACCGCCGTTCGCCTGCGGGGCAGTTTGGCCGAGACACAGTTACTCGTGGTTCTGACGAGTCGCGACTCCTGGGCCACGTTCCGCAGCGGGGCCCGCCTGGCCAAGCACCGACTGGACGTCGCGAAGTACATGAAGTACCACGGACAGCTACTGACGTGGTGGGAGCACATGGCTGCAACTGCACAAGCCGCACCGGAGCTGACCGCTGTCGCGAAAGCGCTGCGCACGAGAGACAGCGCCGCGTTCCGAGTCGCCGTCGAGACAATCGGTCAGGCCCGGGAAACGATCAGCAGACACCGCCGGCTGCGCGATCTTCGCTCGCAGTTAGGTGAAGCACACCCGGATCTGCTCTCCGCTCTGGAGAAAACCAGCGGAGATGAGGCGTGGGCAGAACGCTTCGTGGTCGTGGCTGACGCGTGGGACTGGGCAGTGGCAGAGCGGTTCGTTCACACCCAGTACCACCCCGGACGGGATGCGCAGGGTGAATCGGAACTGGCAGCCGCGAAAGAGACCCTGCGCGGCGCGACGGAAGAGCTTGCGGCGGCGCAGGCCTGGTCAAACTGCCTGTCCACTATGGACCTGTCGGCGCGGCGCGCGCTTCGGTCGTACTCGCATTTCGCGCAACGGCTGGGCGGCAGAGGGAAACCCGCAGCGCGGAATCAGCGATCGGCCCGCTCTGCGATCACCGGAGCGAAGTCCGCAGTCCCAGCCTGGATCATGACGGTCGACGAAGTGGCAGATCTGTTCCCCGCCGAGCAGAACAGCTTCGACGTCGTGATCGTCGACGAGGCCAGCCAAGCTGAGCCGACATCACTGTTTCTGCTCTGGCTCGCACACCGGGTCATCGTAGTGGGCGACGACAAGCAGTGCACCCCGTACATCACCCCGCGCGGACTGGACCCGGTGATCGCGCGCTTGAAGGCAGACTTTCCAGACCTCCCTGACCATGTCCGAGAGATCCTGCTGCCAACCGGAAACCTCTACGACGTCCTGAGCACCGCCTTCCCCGCAGTAGTCCGACTCCGCGAGCACTTCCGGTGCATGCCCGAGATCATCTCCTGGTCGTCAAAAGAGTTCTATGACAACGACCTCGTACCCTTGCGCCAGCACGGGGCAGACCGGCTCGAACCGGTGGAGATCCGTTTCGTTCCGGATGGCCAGACGACCGGTAGCTCCGAAACTCTCACCAACAGAGCCGAAGCCGTCCAGGTTGTCGATCTGCTGAGCGAATGCCTGGATGATCCGGCCTACGAGGGAAAGTCTTTCGGCGTGATCGCGATGCAAAGCGCCAAGCAGGTCAAGGTGATCGATCAGCTGATCCAGAAGCGGATACCCGCGTCAGAGATCGAGCTTCGAAACATCCGCGTTGGAGCCGCACAGAGCTTCCAGGGCGACGAACGCGACATCATGATCGTATCGACCGTCGCGGCGGGCCGGGCAAAGGCCATGCGCAACGACACGCGATACGACCGGCGCCTGAACGTCGCGGCCAGCCGGGCAAAGGACCAACTGCTGCTTGTGACCTCGCTCGGCGACAACCTCGACAGTGAGGACATCCGACACCGGATGCTGAGCCACTACCAGGAACGGGAGGGCCCGCTCCGAGAACTCCTGGACGTTACACGCATGCCATCGGAACAGCTCGCGGCTCCGTTCCGGTCATTGTTCGTCCAGCAGGTCTACCTCGCGATTCGCCGCCGTGGCTACGCAGCGGAGCCGTATGTGGACATCGGCGGTCGTATGCTGGACATCGTAGTACGCGGTCAGGACCGGTCGTTGGTCGTCATGTGTGATGAGTACCGGAGGCGGGATGCCGACCATCGACGCCGTGATGACGACTCACTGCGCGAGCTGAGCCGGGCGGGATGGCCATTCTGCCGAGTCGTGCACAGCCACTTCATCCTGGACCCCGAAGCGGCGCTGGACGTCGTCTGGCAAGCCCTGAACAAGGAAAAGATCGAGCTGGCGGAGGCGTGA